From the genome of Bradyrhizobium sp. G127:
AAGGAAACAGGTCGTCACAAACGGCGTCCACATCCACACGCTGACAAGGATGACCGACGCCATCGCAGCACCGGAGCTTTCGAACCAGTTCACCGGCGGCAGGCCCATCGCGGCGATAGCCTTGGTCAAAATGCCGATACTGCCGTCCACCATCCACTTGAATGTCAGGATGACGACCACAGTCGGCAGCAAATAAGGGAGAATGGAGAGCCCGCGCACGAAGTTACGGCCCGGGAATACCTCGTTCAGGATCAGCGCAAAGCCGATACCGAGCACCACCTGAAGCACGATCGAGCCGAGAGAATAGACGACGCCATTCCACAGCGCATGCCAGAATTCAGGCAACTTCAGAATGGCGATGTAATTATCGAGACCGACCCACTTGGCCTCACCGACAAATGAGTCGAGCTTGTAAAAACTCAGGCTGATCGCATAGGTCACCGGCGCGACGA
Proteins encoded in this window:
- a CDS encoding sugar ABC transporter permease — translated: MILSSKATIYTFLVIGLLVTLVLIVAPVTYAISLSFYKLDSFVGEAKWVGLDNYIAILKLPEFWHALWNGVVYSLGSIVLQVVLGIGFALILNEVFPGRNFVRGLSILPYLLPTVVVILTFKWMVDGSIGILTKAIAAMGLPPVNWFESSGAAMASVILVSVWMWTPFVTTCFLAALQTVPTSLYEAARVDGTTAVQRFFHITLPMLKPILTVVVLLRAIWMFNKFDVIWLLTRGGPVGSTEHLAILSYRHAFSLFDIGGGAAIATISFAILSVAVFFYFRIFPLEDD